One Leptolyngbya sp. SIO1E4 genomic window, AGCCACACCACCATGATCAACGGGTTAGCCGTGCTGGGGTGGGGCGTTGGGGGTATTGAAGCCGAAGCCGCGATGTTGGGGCAGCCCATTTCTATGCTCATTCCTGAAGTGGTGGGCTTTAAGCTGACGGGTCAACTGCCGGAGGGGGCAACGGCCACCGATCTGGTCTTGACAGTGGTACAGATGCTGCGACAGAAGGGGGTTGTTGGCAAGTTTGTAGAGTTCTATGGGGATGGGCTGTCTCACCTGACCCTGGCAGATCGCGCCACCATTGCCAACATGGCCCCCGAATATGGCGCGACCTGTGGCTTCTTTCCCATCGATACAGAAACCCTCCACTACCTAGAACTCTCCGGTCGCGATCCCGACCGTATTGCCCTTGTGGAAGCCTATGCCAAGACCCAAGGCCTATGGCGCGAAGATACCAGCCCCGATCCGGTCTTCACCGACACCTTAGAACTCGATCTGTCCACCGTAGAGCCTTCCCTAGCGGGGCCAAAACGGCCCCAAGACCGGGTACTTCTCTCGAACCTGGCGCAGCAGTTTATGACCACTGACTTCCCCCAGTTGAGCGGGCGAGCGTCCTACGCTGAGAAGCAGTCGGTTCCCGTCGCTGGAACAGCGTATGAACTCACAGACGGGGCCGTGGTGATTGCTGCCATTACGAGCTGCACCAACACCTCTAACCCTTCCGTCATGCTGGGAGCTGGGCTGATGGCCCGCAAGGCCCGCGCCAAAGGGCTCACTGTAAAACCCTGGGTCAAAACCTCCCTGGCGCCAGGGAGCCAGGTAGTCTCTGACTATTTAGAAAAAGCGGGCCTGCAAGACGACCTGAATGCCCTGGGCTTTAACCTGGTGGGCTATGGCTGCACCACCTGCATTGGGAACTCTGGCCCATTACCCCAGCCGATCGCAGATGCCGTCAGTGAAAAAGACTTGGTGGTTGGTGCTGTCCTCTCAGGCAACCGCAATTTTGAAGGGCGCGTGAGCCCCCACACCAAAGCGAACTATTTGGCTTCGCCGCCCTTGGTCGTGGCCTATGCCCTGGCGGGCAACCTGGTGATCGATTTAAAGCAAGACCCAATTGGGCAAGACCCGGAAGGTCGGCCCGTATATCTGAAGGATATCTGGCCCAGCACAGAAGAAATTCAGGCCGTTATGGCAACAGCTGTCACCCCTGAGATGTTCCGCAGTCGCTATCGCAATGTGTTCACAGGGACACCTGACTGGCAGGAGATCGCGGCAGAGGCCAGCCAAACCTACGATTGGCAGGCGGATAGTACTTATGTGCAAAACCCCCCTTTCTTCGAGAACATGGCAACAACGGTCAATGGCAGCAGCTCAGCTAACATCACCGGAGCCCGCCCCCTCGCCATTCTGGGCGACAGCATTACCACCGACCACATTTCTCCCGCCGGTGCCATTAAGACTGATAGTCCGGCGGGTAGCTACCTGATTGGCCATGAGGTCACCGTCGCTGACTTTAATTCCTATGGGTCTCGCCGGGGCAACCATGAGGTCATGATGCGCGGCACCTTCGCCAATATCCGTCTGCGCAACGAAATGGTGCCGGGTTCTTCGGGTGGGGTCACCAAATACATGCCCGATGGCACCGAAATGTCCATCTATGATGCAGCAATGCAGTACCAGGCCGCTGGCATTCCCTTGATTGTCATTGCCGGGAAAGAATACGGGACGGGCTCATCACGAGACTGGGCGGCCAAAGGCGTCCGTCTGTTGGGGGTGAAAGCAGTGATCGCAGAAAGTTTTGAGCGCATCCACCGCTCTAATCTGCTGGGAATGGGCATTCTTCCCCTGCAGTTTCAATCGGGATCTAACCGCCAAACGCTGAAGCTAGATGGCACCGAGACCTTCGATCTTTCGGGTCTGGGGGGCGGTGTTCAGCCAGGGATGACGGTTCCCCTGACGGTGCATCGTGCCGATGGATCTTCAGACACGGTTCCTCTTTTATGCCGCATCGACACCCTGGACGAGGTGGAGTACTACCGGAATGGGGGCATCCTCCATTATGTGCTGCGTCAGCTACTGGCAGCTTAGCGATCGCGGCTTCGGGATGACGCCTGGCGATTTGCATTCAGGTGCAGCATTCCAGAACACCGTAGACTCCAAACCCGAGACCCTGTCTTGACCGAGATGTCCTGAACCCAACTGAATAGGGCGATAATCGCCCCTCCCTAAGGCGCTTCTTCAGAGCTGGCTTTACCCACTGAATTCGATTTATCCGTCGGTTTAGTCATCCAGTCAGTGGGCAAGAAACCCGTGGGCTCATCCCAAATGTCTTCGTCATCGGTGGATTGCTCCAGGGTTTTCGTCACATGATCGTTGATCAAGACTGAATCTGGTAGCGCCACAGGGATTTCTTTCAGGGCGGTTAGAACCGCCGCTGCTGAATGATAGCGATTGGAAAAGTCATAGCGCACCATGGTGTTGAGCACATTGGCCAAGGCAGGATTGAGATCAGGCACATGATATTGCCAGATCAGCTCGCCGCGATCGTCATAGGTCATTTTGTACGGTGAAAGCCCCGTGAGCGCTTCGATCACCGTCACCCCAATGGCATACAGATCGCTGCTGAAGCGAGGCAGCCCTGCGGATTGCTCACTGGGCATATATCCCTTAGTTCCAATGCCAATCGTTGAGGTTACGTGGGTTTCAGCATCCGCTAGCTGGTTCGAGATTTGTTTGACCGACCCAAAATCAATCAGCACCAGGCGACCATCCCCCGCCCGCCGAATGATATTGGAGGGTTTGATATCTCGATGAATCACCCCCTGGCTGTGGACAAACTCCACCACCGGCAAAATATCCAGCAAA contains:
- the acnA gene encoding aconitate hydratase AcnA, which encodes MTNSFNAKQTLSIRGKDYTYYSLPEAAKTLGDISRLPFSLKVLLENLLRHEDGRTVTATDVQAIADWLQAQTSSREIAYRPARVLMQDFTGVPAVVDLAAMRDAMVNLKGDPNRINPLSPVDLVIDHSVMVDSFGSDTAFGENVQKEFQRNAERYAFLRWGQSAFDNFRVVPPGTGICHQVNLEYLAQVVWTKTADGEEIAYPDTLVGTDSHTTMINGLAVLGWGVGGIEAEAAMLGQPISMLIPEVVGFKLTGQLPEGATATDLVLTVVQMLRQKGVVGKFVEFYGDGLSHLTLADRATIANMAPEYGATCGFFPIDTETLHYLELSGRDPDRIALVEAYAKTQGLWREDTSPDPVFTDTLELDLSTVEPSLAGPKRPQDRVLLSNLAQQFMTTDFPQLSGRASYAEKQSVPVAGTAYELTDGAVVIAAITSCTNTSNPSVMLGAGLMARKARAKGLTVKPWVKTSLAPGSQVVSDYLEKAGLQDDLNALGFNLVGYGCTTCIGNSGPLPQPIADAVSEKDLVVGAVLSGNRNFEGRVSPHTKANYLASPPLVVAYALAGNLVIDLKQDPIGQDPEGRPVYLKDIWPSTEEIQAVMATAVTPEMFRSRYRNVFTGTPDWQEIAAEASQTYDWQADSTYVQNPPFFENMATTVNGSSSANITGARPLAILGDSITTDHISPAGAIKTDSPAGSYLIGHEVTVADFNSYGSRRGNHEVMMRGTFANIRLRNEMVPGSSGGVTKYMPDGTEMSIYDAAMQYQAAGIPLIVIAGKEYGTGSSRDWAAKGVRLLGVKAVIAESFERIHRSNLLGMGILPLQFQSGSNRQTLKLDGTETFDLSGLGGGVQPGMTVPLTVHRADGSSDTVPLLCRIDTLDEVEYYRNGGILHYVLRQLLAA